The following nucleotide sequence is from Ferruginibacter lapsinanis.
GATAGTAGTAATATCTGTTGGAGCAAAGCCTATATTCGTATTCACTGACACATAATTGTCGAATAATAGTTTACCGCCATTAATAGTATTTACTTCTACCCCTGCAACCCCTCCACGGAAAGTACCTCTTAAATTAAAAGTGCCGTCTGCGATGGTTGACAAAATAGTTTTCGTTTCACCTCCTGATGCTCCATCTACTAATATTGCGGCCCTTGCATTTGCTGAACCTGTACCGCCGGCTCCTCCATTCATTGTAAATATTTGCCCATTGATATCTAACTTACCAGCATTTTTTATTGTTAAAGTAGTAACACCAATATTAGTTGCAGGAGCAGGATCATCAATTGATACATTAGTTGCAGGACTATTTGATAAAACAAGATTTCCTGTAGTTTTATCAATGATCATTGCGCTAAAATACTCGGTACCACCTCCAGTTCGTGTTATTAGTTGATTTCCGCATGTGCCATTAAAAGTTATCGATTTTCCATTATTAGTTTGTTGTGTACCGGTGGTAAAATTGCCAATGATATTTATATTAGTGTTTAAGACTACAGTTCCTATTAAGGATAGATTCGGAAAAGTTGGTACTGCAGTCCCAGAAATTGTACCTGTACCTAAGAAATTCACTGTGCCATTACAGTTAGTAGAACTAAAGCTTCCATTATTAGTGATACTTCCTCCATTGCTTATAGATAAAGTATAAGCTCCGCTAATTACTATACCTCCTGTTCCGGTAGTAGTAATAGAATTTGCAGAAGCATTTGCAGTAGCTATAGAAATTGTAACTCCGTTAGGTACGGAAATATTTGATGCAGAAGTGGGAATGCCACCACACCAATTAGCAGCATTATTCCAATCACCTGTAGTACCTCCAATCCAAGTTCCTGGTGTACCGCAAGTTGGTGTATAAGAATAAACTGCAGGAATTGTATTTTGGAAAGTATATGTAGTAGTAGCAAATCCTTCGGTACCTGTATTTCCATTCCATGCACCAATAATATATTTTACCAACACCCCTGTATTAGCTGATGCCGGAATAGTGCCCGTAATAATTTGTTTATTTGATCCATCGGTACAAACTACAGAAGAAAATGCAACAAATGTGGATGTGCCGGAAGCAACACCTCTTGTCCCTCCGGGTGTTGTGCCATCAGTAGTATAATATATACCTGTATTTGTATATTGTCCCGATAACTCAATATTCCAATCTACAATTAAAGGCGATCCAATAGCCGGGGTAGTTTGATTCCAATATTTGGCTGTACTACCTGAGCAATCATTTGTTACTGCTGTATTGCTAGATTGATGTACAATATAATTTGGTGGAGGTGTTCTTTGTCCAACTTGAAAAACACCTAAGGCAAATGCAGCTCCACTAAAGCTGGCGGAAGTAGAAGTTGCAGATCCACTATTATATGTCCATGTACCACCAGCTTTATCTCCTACACTAAAAGTAGTAGGTGTAGCACTTACATCTAAATCTCCTGATAAATATGTAAACGTACCACTTGTAAAGCCCCCTGTTACTGCCGTCCCTGTCAATGTCCAGGTTCTGTTTGCAGTATTTGATGCAGCAAAATTTGTATTACCTGCTGTCACATCTGCATGATCTCCACTTGTAGTACTTGCTGTTACATTCAATGCTTGTGAACTAAAATTTACCACTATAGGTTCGTAACCATTTGCGTCCCCAATATCAAAAGTAGCAGTAGTTGTTGTTTTATTAATCGTTTCAAAACCTTGTATATATCTTGAGGATGATGCCCCACTAACTGATCCTGTAATGGTGATACCAGCCCCCCCTAAAGCAGTATTAATTAATTTGCCGGCAGTAAAAGTTAATGTACCACTAACCGAAGCCAGCGAGGTTTGTGTAACACCTGCACTATTATTTATAATTAAATTGTTTGCACCTGTAAACCCATTACCGGTTACCTGTGCTGATGCGCCATTAAAAGTATAATTGGCTCCGGTGCTGTAGGTACGGGTTCCTGTTACTTGAATGGTACCAAAAGCACCAGTAGCAGTTGTGGTTAGAGCGCCAGTTGAATTAGTGTTAGCAGTGATGATACTTGAACCTGTAGGTAAATAAAAATTTGCTGAAGTACCTGATATAATAAAGGTTTGTGCATCTAGAGTTGCTCCTGCCGAAACTGTAAAATCAGAAGAATTTCCCAATGGAACATTGGACAACAACTGTACTGTATTAGTAGAAGACCCTGTACCAACTGTGTAAATAATTGGATTAGTATTGATACCAGCAGCAGTTGTAGTAAATGTTTGTGCTCCACTAGATTTTACAAATTTGATATAGGCCATCGCTCCACCTGTTGATTGTAACGACCCTGTAGAGCTTACGGAAAAGTTTCCACCTAGCGATAAAGTTGAATATCCTGAAGATACACCGCTGTTCAAATTGAAAGTGCCACCACCAGATAAAGAATAATCTCCAGACACATTTACCTGCACATTTACAGCAGTAGTATTATTTGTTACTGTTACTGTACCTCCCGATTGAGAATAGCTACCAAAGTTATAAACAGAAGCGGATGTTCCGGTAGTAAATATCATATTACCTCCACTCACCACAAATGCGCCTACATTCATTGTAAGTGCTGTATTACCGGTAAATCTAAGAGAGCCTGTACCAGTGTTTTGACATGTAAATGTTCCATTAACAGTGGTAAGCCCACCACTAAAATTCAAGGATGATGTTTGCCCTGAGCTATTCCATGTAAAATTTGAAAAAGATTGTGTAACCCCTGTTGTGATGGCTGTAGAAACAGCACCAGTGATCTCACAAGTTGATCCCGTATTCCATGTCATGGTAGGAATTGTACCTGATGTTGTTCCGTGTCTATATGTACCTGTAGCTGTAACCGTAGCTGTTCCGTTTACAGTAAAAACAGATGCTCCTCCTCCCTGATTACCTATATCAAGAATTCCAGCAATAGATGCAGTATTACTTGCCGCAAGTACAAAAGTTGTAACAGAAGTATTATATAAGTTCAATGTACTTCCTGCTTGAATATCTATATCGCTGCCTGCAAGAGCGCCGCCTATAGTAAAAGTTCTGTTAGCCCCCCCCCCGTAATTTTAAAAGTTACATTATTTCTTAATATCCATTGACCATAAACTGTTGATGAGCTACTTGGAACGGCAACAGATACAGGACCGGTAGCCCCACTACCTACATTACTTCCATCCATTATTAAGATATCAGATGTTGTAAAAGTTATATTTGCCCCACTTGCTCCTATCGCAGAACCGCCTACCCCAATATTACTCCAATTAGATTTATCATTAAATGCATTAGATGGTGCGGTGCCCCCCACCCAATAAAATACATTCCCTGCAGTTACTGTATAACTATAATTACTACCACCACTGTTATTTAAGTTGATCGTTCTAAAATCTGCATCAGTTCCGTTTGCAAGAGGACCATCAGATCCGCCAACAGTACCACTACCTGATGTGAAAACATAATACTGAACTGTTGTACCTCCTGCTTGTGCAGGTATTGTTCCAGTATATGTTGTACCTGAACCAGTCATTGCTACTACGGTTGATGTGGAGAAAGAATTGGTTGAGTACCTCAGGTAAACCGCCTGCCCTGTTGCAAAAGATCCAGATAAGGTAGCCGTAACAGTTACTGCCTGGTTTGCATAAACACCGGCACCACTTGTAGGTACCTGAGCAACTGATGATACAGTTTGAATAGTCCCTTGAATAACAAATGCAATACTCTTACTAATACCAGTGTTAAGGCCATCGGTTTTAAAAACAACATTAGAAGAGGCTGTCGGTAGGTTAACTTTCCAGGCATTAGCGCCACCGCAATTCCCATTAGGGGTAGTAACTGTAACGCTATGAGTAAAAGGATCGCCATTAGCATTCGGCTGATACTCACCACAAGGAGTCCCATCGCCATAAAACCTAAAGTATTTATCACCAGAGGTACTTACTGACTTGGTGATTATTAAAGAGCCTCCAACAGAAGAACTCATTGACTGCCCCGCCCCCCAGGAGCCTCCGACAAAATCACCAGAATTAAGAGAGTTTTGAGCAGTAATGCTTAGGATAAAAATGGTTGATAGAAACGCAGTAAGCAATAATTTTTTCATACTAATTTATTAAGGCATAGAATATTTTAAATAATAAATAATTATGCAATAGATTTCCTGGAAGAAATTTTTTGTTGCACAATGATTTTGCAAACAGCATTACTATTTGCATTTTTGGTGCTTAATAAAATAAGGTAAAATAAAAGCTTAAGTAGCTAATAACGAGAGATGTAATTACATGTAAAATGGTTGCATGTATGTAAAAAAAAATGCGCCAATTGGCGCATAAAATTTATTCAAATAATTCTCCCTGAGGATTATTGGGGTCTTTTTTCTTTTCCCACTGCATCTCTACACTTTTGGAGTAGTCGGTGAGTTTTGCTCCCAGTGCCTTCCAGCCCATTACTTCCACTATATTGGCTACCTTTATTTCCGAACTTCTGGCCTGAGTTCCCCTACCACTTTGAACGGTCAATACAGGTTCGGCATCTGTTGTAACAGCTTCAAGATAATTTTCAGCACCTTCTTTGATAAAGAAAAACTTACTATGCAATGTGGTGGTTTCTATCTTAAAGCGTTTTACGCTGAATTGAACTTTTTCTTTATCGTAGTATACTGCCGTGATAATTTTTTCTGCATCAAATTTTTCCATCAACAATACTTTGTCAGGATCAAAACGTTGTGTCAATTCCTGATCGGTAATTTCATAATTACCATCATTATATATAACCAGGATTCTATCTTCCGCATCAAACTTACCAAGATACTGTCCTTTCTCATCTGTATTTAATCTGCCAAATTTATCATCAAACCAAAGTTTTTTGGCATCGAGTGTAGATCTCCCTGCTTCTTTAAATTTAACTGTTTTGATGGGATATTTTGTTACCTGGTTACCGATACTGCTTCTTCCTTTGATCTCCATCTCTTCAAAATAGAAATCCAATTCCTTATTTCTTGCAGAACAATTCGGACTCAATACGATCTTCACCACCTCTGCTTCGCCATTGGCATTTGCACTGAAATAATGTACTTTACTTTTTTCCGAACCTTTTGTAAGATCATACTCTTTATCCCTGGTGATACCAGTCACATTAAAACGTTTGGCATAGCTAACCCCTGTCTTACCGTCAAGATAGATCATATTGTAGGTGGTTCGTTCATCATTTTTTTGAAAAACGGCCACATGTATAATATCTTTTCCAATAAATACTTTCTCTGATACTTTTACCACTTTCATGATTCCTCCTTTGGTAAAAGCAATGATATCATCAAAGTCTGAAACTTCGGCTATTAATTCATCCTTTTTCAAAGCAGTTCCTATAAAGCCATCCGCAAAATTCACGTATAACTTAGTATTGGCAATAGCCACAGCCTTCGCTTGTATGGTATCAAATTGTTTTATCTCCGTTTTACGCTCTCTTCCTTTACCGAATTTCTTCAACAGATTTTCATAATACGCCACTGCATAATCCGTCAAATTTGCAATATCATGTTTTACTTGTTTGATCTCTGCTTCCAATGCTTTGATCTGATCATTCAATTCATCAATATCCAGTCTGTAAATTCTACGTACAGGTTTTTCCGTTAGTTTCACAATATCCTCACGGGTAATATCTCTCTTTAACTGTTTTTTAAATGGTACAAAAGCTTTATCAATCGCCTCAATTACTTTATCCCAGGTCTCATGCTTTTTTTCTAACTCTTTGTATATCTTCTCTTCAAAAAATATTTTTTCCAACGAAGTATAATGCCATTTTTCGAGCAATTCTGCAAGGCGTATCTCTAATTCTTTACGTAGTAATTCTTTTGTATTTTCAGCTGAAATTTTGAGTAACTCTGTTACGCCCAAAAACTGTGGTTTATCTTTTACAATAACACAGGTATTAGGTGAAATGCTTACCTCACAATCGGTGAATGCATACAGTGCATCGATGGTAATATCAGGAGAAATACCGGCTGCTAATTCAATAATGATTTCAACATCAGCAGCAGTATGATCCGTTACTTTTTTAATTTTTATTTTTCCCGAATCATTAGCTTTTACAATGCTCTCCATCAACTGTGTAGTAGTCACACCATAGGGAACACTTCTGATCACCAAAGTCTTTTTATCCACCTCTTCAATGATCGCTCTTACCCTTACTTTACCCCCACGTTTTCCATCATTGTAATTTGATGCATCCATTATACCTCCAGTAAGAAAGTCTGGCAGTAATTCAAACTTTTTACCTCGTAGATATTTAATAGAGGATTCGATCAATTCACAAAAGTTATGAGGCAAAATTTTTGTCGCCAAACCAACAGCAATCCCCTCTGCACCCTGCGCTAATAATAACGGAAACTTCATCGGTAAGGTTACCGGTTCATTTTTTCTGCCATCATAACTTAAAGCCCACTCAGTAGTTTTAGCATTGAATGCCACTTCTAAGGCAAATTTACTTAGTCGGGCTTCGATATATCTTGCAGCAGCAGCTTCGTCTCCTGTTCGTACATCTCCCCAGTTTCCTTGTGTTTCTATCAACAGATCTTTTTGCCCCATATTCACCAACGCATCTCCAATACTAGCATCTCCATGCGGATGATATTGCATGGACTGACCTATAATATTAGCCACTTTATTGAATCTTCCATCATCCATTTCCTTCATGGCATGAAGAATCCTGCGCTGTACTGGCTTTAAGCCATCTTCAATTGCAGGCACTGCTCTCTCCAATATTACATAACTGGCATAATCTAAAAACCAGTTTTTATATTGTCCGCCAATACCGGACTCTGTATGTATGTAGTCTTCTTTGTTTGCTTTTGCCATCTTTCGAATTTGGTAATTTGTTAATTTGAAAATTTGGTGATGGACAACCGTCACATCTTTAAATTTTCAAATCATCAGATCGCTTTTGTCTTAATTTCAAAATCTTTCATATTCTCTATCTTCCCCTGCACATCAAACATCCCCATTGCTATCATTGTTTTTAAACGCCATAATAAATAAGCATCGCCTGTTGTGTGTTTTGCTTTGGCCAAATATTGATGAATGATCTTTGATGCTTTCTGCCAATCGACTGTTATAAATTTTTTCAATTCTGCATCATAAAAATCATAGTCCTCCTGCGTTAATTTCTTCCCGCCTTCCAATAAGCGAACACCTTTATTTTCATTGCAGATCTTTGTCCATTCATCCGGATCAACTTCAAACTCACTCAACGTTATTTCTCTGGCTAATTTTTTAGCTTTTAAAAATTCTTTTGCAGGAATCTCATGTAACCAATTAGGATAGAATACTCCTCCTTTTTCATTGATAAAGGGAAGATTATTCAAATAAAGAATAAACACCCTCCCTTGAAATTCTTTCATATAATTGAGCAGCCAGTAATACCCACATACATCATGTTTATTTTGTGCTGCCCATATCCAGATGATCTCATTTTCATCTCTTCTTAATGTACCCACCAATTCTGCCGCTGTCTTATAATCATCGATCTCATCACTATCTGCTTTCCGCTCATAGTCTCCGCCGGCCAGCACATCATTCCACCACTGTCTGCGTTCTGCTATCCCCTCACCAACATAAATATTATTTAGTGGACCAACCGCGTAGTCATCTTTTATCTGCACAACTTCACCCTGCAACGATTCATCTAATGCGATCGCCTCTTTCAATACATTTACATCTGCTTCGTTAAAAACTACATGAATCATTTATACTAATTAAGAATTAAAAATTAAAAAATATATCGAATCGATAATTCATTATATCCTATTTTGGTGTGATCATATAGTATACACAGGTAGTAAAAAAATTTCTTACCCATGGTATAGCACTGATCACTGCATTTTGTTTTTTGGGTTTCCAGCCGAACTTAAATTCGTAGATCGGATTCAGGAAATAATGAATTTTATTGACTACATTATATCCTGTTTCGTCAACTATTTTTTCAAATCGTTCTATGGATATACCTGTGTCCTTGACTTCTGTGAACGCATCCACATTTTCTTTGAATAATTTCAATATCCCTTTGTAGATAAACATTGGCAACAAATGAAAATAAGGCAGTTTACTCAACAACTTACTTTGCATTACCTGTTGATGCCCTCCAAAAGGCATTTGCCACGGCGGAAATCCAAAGAATACGATTCCATCTTTATTTAAATAATGTTTCATCCATGCAATCAATTTTTTCTGATCATGGATATGTTCAATCACATCTTTTAAAATAATGATATCAAATCGACTCGGAAACTCCTTTTCAACATCTACTTTATAAATATCTTTTGATATAAAAGATACCAATCCTTTATTCATTTCTTCACTCATCCATTCTCTGGCAATAACCAATCTTGGTTCATCCAGTTCTACGCCAACTCCTATACAACCTAAATCTGTAAAGGCTTTTAATACTCCTGCTTCTCCACAACCAATTTCCAACACCCGTGTTCCTGGTGCTATCTTTCTATATTGTTCAATGAAAGGAATAACATACTTACGGGTATTTTCTACCTGCATCTCAAAGTACCGTTTCTTATCCGTGTGAAATTCAAACACTTTTTAAAATTAAATTAAGAATTAATTAAACTTCTTCAACCAAATCAACTTCTACCTTCAGATTGTCAATAATAAAATCCTGTCTTGATTGGGTATTTTTCCCCATATAATATTCAAGCAATTGTTGAATATGTGTATCAGGCAACATCATCACCGGTTGCAATTTCATGTCTCTTCCTATGAATCTTGCAAATTCATCCGGACTGATCTCACCCAAACCTTTAAACCTTGTTATCTCCGGCTTACCGGTCAATTTTTTGATTGCTTCCTGTTTTTCTTTTTCATCATAACAATAAATTGTTTCCTTTTTATCACGTACTCTGAACAAAGGTGTTTCTAATATATATACATGCCCGTTCTTAACCAGGTCAGGAAAGAATTGCAGGAAGAATGTCATTAATAATAACCGGATATGCATACCATCTACATCGGCATCGGTGGCGAATACAATATTGTTGTAGCGTAATGTTTCGTAGCCATCTTCTATGTTTAACGCATGTTGGAGAAGGTTAAATTCTTCATTCTCGTACACCACTTTTTTTGTTAACCCAAAACAATTCAATGGTTTACCACGAAGACTAAAAACAGCCTGTGTATCTACAATACGGGCCTTAGTGATGCTACCACTTGCACTATCTCCTTCGGTAATGAAGATGGTACTCTCTTTTGCTTTTTCAAGAATTTTATCTTTTTCTTTCCCCGTAGCCTCATCATTATAGTGATACTTACAATCTCTTAATTTTTTATTGTGGAGATTGGCTTTCTTAGCTCTTTCGTTAGCTAATTTTCTGATACCGGACAACTCCTTACGCTCTCTTTCATTTTGCTCAATACGCTTTTTAAGTGCGTCGGCAGTAGCAGGATTTTTATGTAAATAATTATCAAGCTCTTTATTTAAAAAATCACCGATAAAATTCCGCATACTTGGTCCACCTTCATACACGTTTTGTGAGCCTAATTTTGTTTTTGTCTGACTTTCAAAAACGGGCTCCTGCACTCTTACACTAATGGCAGCACAAATACTGCCTCGTATATCAGACGCATCATAATCTTTCTTAAAAAACTCTCTGACAGTTTTTATGAAGCCTTCTCTAAAGGCCGCCAGGTGCGTTCCTCCCTGTGTAGTAAACTGTCCGTTTACAAAACTGTAGTACTCTTCGCCATATGCACTTTCATGTGTAATGGCTACTTCAATATCTTCTCCTTTTAAATGAATGATAGGATAACGGATCTCATCAGCATTGGTCTTACGTTCCAACAGGTCCAATAAGCCATTTTTGCTCACAAACCTTTTACCATTCAGGTTCATTACTAAACCGGCATTCAAGTAACAGTAATTCCAAAACTGGTTATCGAGATATTCCTGTACAAAATGAAAATTCTTAAAGATCAGGTCATCGGGAGTAAATTCTACATAAGTACCGTTGTCTTCTTTTGTTGCAACTTCCTTATGTTCTTTCACCAAATTACCTCTTTCAAATTCGGCAGTTTTTTCCTTGCCTTCTCTGTATGCAGTTACTTTAAAGTAATTACTCAATGCATTTACGGCTTTGGTACCCACACCATTCAATCCCACACTTTTTTGAAAAGCCTTGCTATCATATTTAGCTCCGGTATTTATTTTACTTACCACATCTACCACTTTACCCAGTGGAATACCACGTCCGTAATCTCTTACAGAAATAATTTTATCGGTGATCGTTACATCAATATGCTTACCATACCCCATGGTATGTTCATCAATACAGTTGTCGATAACTTCCTTCAGCAATACATAAATCCCATCGTCGGCACTGCTTCCATCACCTAATTTACCGATGTACATACCCGGACGAAGGCGTATATGTTCTTTCCAATCGAGGCTCCGTATGGAGTCTTCTGTATAATCCAATTGTTCTTTTTCTGCCATTTATTTCTTTTTCAGCGTTGCAATATAGTAGAATGACTGCATTTAACAGCTAAATGACTTATCCACACCCTTTTTAAAAATGTTAGAAAATGGCACCGGCTTTGTTTTACCTTCGTAAAAAGAAAATTTGGTGCAGTTACAAACAAACCTGGCTTCGATCGCAGAAGTGGCCATAGCCAAGGAAAAAGAAAACGAGGATTTTAAGGATTTTTTACAATCGAAGGATGCTGCAGCAATAGATGAAATAGTTCACCGGCTCAATACCGAGATATCCCCAAAAATAGATTGTACCACCTGCGGCAATTGCTGTAGATCTTTAATGATAAATGTTTCTGATGCTGAGGCAGATAATCTTGCTAACCACCTGCAGATAAGTACTGCAGACTTGAAAGCAACATATATTGAAAAGGGAGCCGGTGGATTAATGATTATTAATCAAATTCCCTGTCATTTTCTGGAAGGTACAAAATGCAGTATTTACGAACATCGTTTTGCCGGATGCAGGGCATTTCCTCACTTAGACCTTCCGAAATTTACCAGCAGACTCTTTAGCACTTTTATGTACTACAGCATGTGCCCCATCATTTTTAATGTAGTAGAAACATTAAAAACTGAAACAGGTTTTACTCCTCAAATTTGATTATACTTTTTTTAACGTATTCAACCGGTTACTAAAATCTTCTATCTGTATATATGTTGACAGAGAAACATCTTTTAGAAAAGATATTTCCGACACAACATTATACACTAAAAAACAAGTAACATGAAAAAGACAAATGTATTGATGGCAACAGTCATCGCAGCTACAATCGGATTTGTAAGCTGCACTCCTAAAGATGCTGACATTAAAACAGCATTGGAAGAAAAAGTAAAAGCTGCCACTGAGCTGACAGGCGTAACTGTTAGCGACGTAAAAGAAGGAGTCGCTTCACTTTCAGGAGAGTTTAAAGATTCTGCGGCATACGTTAAAGCCAATGATATCCTGACTTCATTACAAAAAGATGTAAAAGGATTGAAATCTTTTACCAGCAACTTTACTGTCATCCCTCCCGTTGCCCCTCCTGCAGCAAAAGCAGAGACTGAAGTGAGCAAATTAACCGATAAGAAATAATTCAATTGTGAACTAAACAACCGAGAAAAAGAATATTGAAAAGGTGTATGCTTTTGCTCAATATCTATCGTTGGTGTACTATTTCAGAAAAGTTATACAAAGGCTGTTCGCTCTACGTGAACGGTCTTTGTATTCTTAGCAGAAGTTAAAATAAAGGAGTTACTTTCATATCTGACCTTAGATCTGACATGACTACTCACGCTACAACTTCTCCCAGACCGCTTTACCAAAATACTCCAGGCTCGGATCCCTTGCTCCCATTAACAACAACACACAGTTTTCTGTGAGATGAGGACGAACTACATCTAAAAACTGGTTTCTGTCTTCTACAAAAAAAGCATTTTTTCCTAACGCTTTTATGTCGTTGATCAGATCATTGGCAGAGATATCTTTTACCGCAGTACCACCGGCATAAAAGATCTCACTCATCCATATTTCATCCTGAGGTCTTAACACGGCTGCTATTTCTTTTACAAAATCTGCTCTTAAAAATCTGGTTGGACCATAACCGTGCGGTTGAAACCATGCAATTACTTTTGGTGCAACATACTGACAGGCAGCTATAGAAGCCGCACACTTTGCCGGATTGTGAGCATAGTCATCTATTACCCAAACACCATTTTTCTGACCTAATATCTGATGACGACGATAGATACCTTCATAATTTCTCAATGCATCGGCGCAGGTTTGTAACGATACGCCCAACTGATTAGCTACTGCAGTGGCGGCGAGGGCATTTTCCATATTGTGCTTGCCAACAGTGTTGATAGAATATTGAATATCGAAGACAGAATATTGAATATTGAACCCTTCCTGCTTAAATCCTTTTGCAATATATCCGGCTGCTGAAGTTTCATCAATCGAAAAATCATTTTTATCACTGGCGGATAATTGTTTTGCCAACGCATTGGATTGATTGACCACAAACAATTCTTTCGTATTTTTTTTAAAAG
It contains:
- a CDS encoding DUF1835 domain-containing protein translates to MIHVVFNEADVNVLKEAIALDESLQGEVVQIKDDYAVGPLNNIYVGEGIAERRQWWNDVLAGGDYERKADSDEIDDYKTAAELVGTLRRDENEIIWIWAAQNKHDVCGYYWLLNYMKEFQGRVFILYLNNLPFINEKGGVFYPNWLHEIPAKEFLKAKKLAREITLSEFEVDPDEWTKICNENKGVRLLEGGKKLTQEDYDFYDAELKKFITVDWQKASKIIHQYLAKAKHTTGDAYLLWRLKTMIAMGMFDVQGKIENMKDFEIKTKAI
- a CDS encoding class I SAM-dependent methyltransferase, coding for MQVENTRKYVIPFIEQYRKIAPGTRVLEIGCGEAGVLKAFTDLGCIGVGVELDEPRLVIAREWMSEEMNKGLVSFISKDIYKVDVEKEFPSRFDIIILKDVIEHIHDQKKLIAWMKHYLNKDGIVFFGFPPWQMPFGGHQQVMQSKLLSKLPYFHLLPMFIYKGILKLFKENVDAFTEVKDTGISIERFEKIVDETGYNVVNKIHYFLNPIYEFKFGWKPKKQNAVISAIPWVRNFFTTCVYYMITPK
- a CDS encoding beta strand repeat-containing protein, with protein sequence MNLYNTSVTTFVLAASNTASIAGILDIGNQGGGASVFTVNGTATVTATGTYRHGTTSGTIPTMTWNTGSTCEITGAVSTAITTGVTQSFSNFTWNSSGQTSSLNFSGGLTTVNGTFTCQNTGTGSLRFTGNTALTMNVGAFVVSGGNMIFTTGTSASVYNFGSYSQSGGTVTVTNNTTAVNVQVNVSGDYSLSGGGTFNLNSGVSSGYSTLSLGGNFSVSSTGSLQSTGGAMAYIKFVKSSGAQTFTTTAAGINTNPIIYTVGTGSSTNTVQLLSNVPLGNSSDFTVSAGATLDAQTFIISGTSANFYLPTGSSIITANTNSTGALTTTATGAFGTIQVTGTRTYSTGANYTFNGASAQVTGNGFTGANNLIINNSAGVTQTSLASVSGTLTFTAGKLINTALGGAGITITGSVSGASSSRYIQGFETINKTTTTATFDIGDANGYEPIVVNFSSQALNVTASTTSGDHADVTAGNTNFAASNTANRTWTLTGTAVTGGFTSGTFTYLSGDLDVSATPTTFSVGDKAGGTWTYNSGSATSTSASFSGAAFALGVFQVGQRTPPPNYIVHQSSNTAVTNDCSGSTAKYWNQTTPAIGSPLIVDWNIELSGQYTNTGIYYTTDGTTPGGTRGVASGTSTFVAFSSVVCTDGSNKQIITGTIPASANTGVLVKYIIGAWNGNTGTEGFATTTYTFQNTIPAVYSYTPTCGTPGTWIGGTTGDWNNAANWCGGIPTSASNISVPNGVTISIATANASANSITTTGTGGIVISGAYTLSISNGGSITNNGSFSSTNCNGTVNFLGTGTISGTAVPTFPNLSLIGTVVLNTNINIIGNFTTGTQQTNNGKSITFNGTCGNQLITRTGGGTEYFSAMIIDKTTGNLVLSNSPATNVSIDDPAPATNIGVTTLTIKNAGKLDINGQIFTMNGGAGGTGSANARAAILVDGASGGETKTILSTIADGTFNLRGTFRGGVAGVEVNTINGGKLLFDNYVSVNTNIGFAPTDITTIGYKLELLGVAAYNGGFIADVNSTNSANGHCVYGVGSTLIYNNHSASAFDRNRDWDAVGVQTAGTTPGYPYNVTIKGNSTLNIANGSIASGITSDRAIANDLTIEAGSTLDMNVMDQTGNHLTIGRDIIIAGALKLGHGTTSNNPFVGDILVGRNWTRTGKTSIFDPNETGAGFTAANTQTVISDITSNIKARAVTFFGTDASTIKAPRNITRDINGAFGGETFPYLKLDKTNTTNTLTNDTSTIVITRELFLTKGTLSLGDSNIVIVSNLYRTADVAPIATPANVVINYNYNGRFVAQRFIYNQSTQRSWRFLTAPLQASDPLTINDAWQEGVSNPVKTNPQLYNPWPSKAGTWCGLTSWPGFGTQITKNSGTYDEASGFDDGTSGASIKWYDNTGNTTVWGYPSDTKSTRLMSKPAWSLFVRGDRGFVIGNQYVPASTTILEPRGKINIGDVTTTVLSGKNNLIGNPYACQINMTNVNVGGVTKKNFKLWDPKAFSSYSSTGKYIPFTWISGTTYTTSNSPVTTWTNPGTVESGEAFLADNLGSSSVVFHESDKVSGVSSLDGIQSRPIRNNRPMGDIVSFFRVNLAFYNTAESGYTSIDGTLNLYNASYNTSVDKEEDVVSPIGSSTGAIRIAKDGFQLAISKEATISNVDTIFLALSSLQKVSHELILTTTDFVPDVEATLIDRYLNTNTPIMIGNTDTTFYSFDITTDAQSNRSDRFMIVLKPSTTLPVRFTNVKASMQSGKALVEWKVENEINISQYQIEKSSDGQIFSPVQTVTPDVLQNGRYSFLDNEVLLNKINYYRIISINQAGAKAYSSVVKVRAGGEALISLVANPLNNGEIEVAFKNVPKGEYKFRLFNMQGQELLSEQITVVADDYISNMIIGRIDHRGTYQLEIINPDHSKSNIKVIY
- a CDS encoding DNA gyrase/topoisomerase IV subunit A yields the protein MAKANKEDYIHTESGIGGQYKNWFLDYASYVILERAVPAIEDGLKPVQRRILHAMKEMDDGRFNKVANIIGQSMQYHPHGDASIGDALVNMGQKDLLIETQGNWGDVRTGDEAAAARYIEARLSKFALEVAFNAKTTEWALSYDGRKNEPVTLPMKFPLLLAQGAEGIAVGLATKILPHNFCELIESSIKYLRGKKFELLPDFLTGGIMDASNYNDGKRGGKVRVRAIIEEVDKKTLVIRSVPYGVTTTQLMESIVKANDSGKIKIKKVTDHTAADVEIIIELAAGISPDITIDALYAFTDCEVSISPNTCVIVKDKPQFLGVTELLKISAENTKELLRKELEIRLAELLEKWHYTSLEKIFFEEKIYKELEKKHETWDKVIEAIDKAFVPFKKQLKRDITREDIVKLTEKPVRRIYRLDIDELNDQIKALEAEIKQVKHDIANLTDYAVAYYENLLKKFGKGRERKTEIKQFDTIQAKAVAIANTKLYVNFADGFIGTALKKDELIAEVSDFDDIIAFTKGGIMKVVKVSEKVFIGKDIIHVAVFQKNDERTTYNMIYLDGKTGVSYAKRFNVTGITRDKEYDLTKGSEKSKVHYFSANANGEAEVVKIVLSPNCSARNKELDFYFEEMEIKGRSSIGNQVTKYPIKTVKFKEAGRSTLDAKKLWFDDKFGRLNTDEKGQYLGKFDAEDRILVIYNDGNYEITDQELTQRFDPDKVLLMEKFDAEKIITAVYYDKEKVQFSVKRFKIETTTLHSKFFFIKEGAENYLEAVTTDAEPVLTVQSGRGTQARSSEIKVANIVEVMGWKALGAKLTDYSKSVEMQWEKKKDPNNPQGELFE